The Austwickia sp. genome includes a region encoding these proteins:
- a CDS encoding PAS domain-containing sensor histidine kinase yields MDSAAALRRAIGGTAGGTAGSLGERPGESAVPVLTPRGHVLFSLITCGWGTYFGLTYVGFPEMLSACWMYQAAIFLTLAIFGPLGRRSPTLWRALGSMTAMYVVGGLAAGYGLGRLTWMAATNALGAAIGVWLYRRDPQRSWVPRDLSELLWLWTAAALPAVVTEILGGFPYLGAATDPPLGDHVWSIIRQVVILTTAVNCLLPVFFRAGSQLLPPLRKSWWGPYAVFTVACLWATYQWPDLPVSWVGVIPAVVAGALMTRRAAALTVLVICVAAIGVPYPEYVLEPLLGVLHPAVGVDMVLALMSDLTMMMVVFREWGAHLVTTYRALAGSSRAHREVRDAVLDAMSDGLLLTDDRGRVLLSNAALTGLLGQGPPEIVSLAWARQVNLQTADVERILGAREFARLVRPRAGGVSRSALVVPAGPAAPAGPQASDGPAGAGVRRLAVTTQDLLVGQDGFTLWLFKDVTAAHEQARVLEDFAGRVAGDLKAPLVALATWMDTADDELAGDQAEAGHYAMTQAQDAIDRMRGLIDEYLSQAVGRGGALTLTDVRLADVVREICAAYAAGTAGAEFDVEVEVEHTVHADAALTRQLFANVIGAGVRNHPPGRSPYVVVRSMDEAPGWAEVSIADRGAGAWWEGDGQADPGSSSPTPNLTICRAIVARHGGHIGTELNAWGGATVRFTLPLAAPEQALP; encoded by the coding sequence ATGGACTCGGCGGCGGCGCTACGGCGCGCCATCGGGGGCACCGCGGGCGGGACGGCGGGGTCCCTCGGCGAACGGCCCGGAGAGTCCGCCGTACCCGTTCTCACCCCCCGCGGCCACGTCCTCTTCAGCCTGATCACCTGCGGTTGGGGCACCTACTTCGGGCTGACCTACGTGGGCTTCCCGGAGATGCTCTCCGCGTGTTGGATGTACCAGGCCGCGATCTTCCTCACCCTGGCGATCTTCGGGCCGCTGGGACGCAGGTCGCCGACGCTGTGGCGGGCGTTGGGCAGCATGACCGCGATGTACGTCGTGGGCGGGCTCGCGGCCGGATACGGTCTGGGCCGGCTCACCTGGATGGCGGCGACCAACGCCCTGGGCGCCGCGATCGGGGTGTGGCTCTACCGCCGCGACCCCCAGCGGTCCTGGGTGCCGCGCGACCTGTCCGAACTGCTGTGGCTGTGGACCGCGGCGGCGCTGCCGGCGGTGGTGACCGAGATCCTCGGCGGCTTCCCCTACCTCGGCGCCGCCACCGATCCCCCGCTCGGCGACCACGTCTGGTCCATCATTCGGCAGGTCGTCATCCTGACCACCGCGGTGAACTGCCTGCTCCCGGTCTTCTTCCGCGCCGGCAGCCAGCTCCTGCCGCCGCTTCGCAAGAGCTGGTGGGGACCGTACGCCGTGTTCACGGTGGCCTGTCTGTGGGCGACGTACCAGTGGCCCGACCTGCCGGTCTCCTGGGTCGGGGTCATCCCCGCCGTCGTGGCCGGCGCGCTGATGACCCGGCGGGCCGCCGCCCTCACGGTCCTGGTCATCTGCGTGGCGGCAATCGGCGTCCCCTACCCCGAATACGTCCTCGAGCCGTTGCTGGGCGTGCTGCACCCGGCCGTCGGCGTCGACATGGTCCTGGCGCTGATGTCCGACCTCACGATGATGATGGTCGTGTTCCGGGAGTGGGGCGCCCACCTCGTGACCACCTACCGTGCGTTGGCTGGCTCCTCGCGGGCCCACCGCGAGGTGCGCGACGCCGTCCTCGACGCGATGTCCGACGGGCTGCTTCTCACCGACGACCGCGGGCGGGTGTTGCTGAGCAACGCGGCCCTGACCGGTCTGCTCGGCCAGGGGCCGCCCGAGATCGTCTCGCTCGCCTGGGCCCGGCAGGTCAACCTGCAGACGGCGGACGTGGAGCGCATCCTCGGCGCGCGCGAGTTCGCCCGGCTGGTGCGCCCGCGCGCCGGCGGCGTGAGCCGCAGCGCGCTGGTCGTGCCGGCAGGCCCGGCAGCGCCGGCTGGGCCGCAGGCCTCCGATGGGCCCGCCGGCGCCGGCGTACGGCGGCTCGCCGTGACCACCCAAGACCTCCTCGTCGGCCAGGACGGATTCACCCTGTGGCTGTTCAAGGACGTCACGGCCGCGCACGAGCAGGCGCGGGTTCTGGAGGACTTCGCGGGCCGGGTCGCGGGGGACCTGAAGGCGCCGCTCGTGGCGCTGGCGACCTGGATGGACACGGCGGACGACGAGCTGGCGGGCGACCAGGCGGAGGCGGGCCATTACGCGATGACGCAGGCCCAGGACGCGATCGACCGGATGCGCGGGCTGATCGATGAGTACCTCAGTCAGGCCGTCGGCCGCGGTGGCGCGCTCACCCTCACCGACGTGCGCCTCGCGGATGTGGTCCGGGAGATCTGCGCGGCGTACGCGGCCGGGACCGCGGGCGCCGAGTTCGACGTCGAGGTCGAGGTCGAGCACACGGTCCACGCCGATGCCGCGCTGACGCGCCAACTCTTCGCGAACGTCATCGGTGCCGGGGTCCGCAACCACCCGCCGGGCCGGTCGCCGTACGTCGTGGTCCGCAGCATGGACGAGGCGCCCGGCTGGGCCGAGGTCTCGATCGCGGACCGCGGCGCGGGGGCGTGGTGGGAGGGCGACGGCCAGGCCGACCCCGGATCCTCCTCGCCGACCCCGAACCTCACGATCTGCCGCGCGATCGTCGCCCGGCACGGCGGGCACATCGGCACCGAGCTGAACGCGTGGGGCGGCGCGACGGTCCGTTTCACCCTGCCGCTGGCCGCCCCCGAGCAGGCGCTCCCATGA
- a CDS encoding HAMP domain-containing histidine kinase yields the protein MIRRQPRAVAAAAPDPFAGRAIKPPERRPFGMGRAIPLMFAVVIFAVTTAASAFVYAQHQRNGLFSVSPGVAIAILCLTWPSRPVWQRRDRAQIAVVAVLLLAGYVAISARCGGDPRAALRAGGVFVPLAVAFLALYRRSCPGTEWFPTTHRQGRAFLGWSATYAFLVVLAGGLPGSGISGSDDVLKGAWWACLAYGRVLEASIVTFALLQPVRQFSRVQLRETIPAGVLVGAACLVLPALYPRYPLEWMLLIPALWIGVTLPLRAAVAAAMSIPIGLGAITSFAHPGQLYGPTVDNALQSLLYVMCVALVTAIAAEREGLARLFDQVADAAHEEAAHSALVDAVIGSMSDSVVLTGRSGDVVMANPASRAMLGTLSGPADDGVPWVRAAGVARRDGTSLSEPEVQRLLAPHPDDTVRVTVRSTDPQAGERFYTISARALPGQEEAMTLVVLADSTAEHRRHRELEAFAGDVAHDLKGPLSAIAIWMDTAESDALDDIDAGRFALRRARLASKRMADTIDDCLAYTTTRSGLLHPRDVDLGDVVREVASVYEAGGAVVEVAAEASVRADATLLRRLVGNLIGNAVKYAKPGEPPWIRVSAAPDRGTGWLRITVADRGIGIDPSEAETIFAQFSRTAHGSATGDGTGLGLALCRSIVERHQGKISAYRNEWGGASFEFTLPQGRTLVR from the coding sequence ATGATCCGGAGGCAGCCCCGGGCGGTCGCCGCGGCGGCCCCCGACCCGTTCGCCGGCCGGGCGATCAAGCCGCCGGAGCGGCGCCCCTTCGGAATGGGCCGCGCCATCCCGCTCATGTTCGCCGTCGTCATCTTCGCCGTGACCACCGCGGCGTCGGCGTTCGTCTACGCGCAGCATCAGCGCAACGGGTTGTTCTCGGTCAGCCCGGGGGTCGCCATCGCGATCCTCTGCCTGACGTGGCCGTCCCGACCGGTCTGGCAACGGCGCGACCGCGCCCAGATCGCGGTGGTCGCGGTGCTGCTGCTGGCGGGGTACGTCGCGATCTCCGCCCGCTGCGGCGGCGACCCGCGGGCGGCGCTGCGCGCCGGCGGGGTGTTCGTGCCGCTGGCCGTGGCCTTCCTGGCGCTCTACCGCCGGTCCTGCCCCGGCACCGAGTGGTTCCCCACGACCCACCGGCAGGGGCGGGCGTTCCTGGGGTGGAGCGCGACGTACGCCTTCCTCGTCGTGCTCGCCGGCGGCCTGCCGGGCTCGGGGATCAGCGGCTCCGACGACGTGCTGAAGGGCGCGTGGTGGGCGTGCCTGGCGTACGGCCGGGTGCTCGAGGCGAGCATCGTCACCTTCGCCCTGCTGCAGCCGGTGCGCCAGTTCAGCCGGGTGCAGTTGCGCGAGACGATCCCGGCGGGCGTCCTCGTCGGGGCGGCGTGCCTGGTCCTGCCCGCGCTGTATCCCCGCTACCCGCTGGAGTGGATGCTCCTGATCCCGGCCCTGTGGATCGGGGTCACGCTGCCGCTGCGGGCCGCGGTCGCGGCGGCGATGTCGATCCCCATCGGCCTCGGGGCCATCACGTCGTTCGCCCACCCCGGCCAGCTCTACGGGCCCACGGTCGACAACGCCCTGCAAAGCCTGCTGTACGTCATGTGCGTCGCGCTGGTGACGGCCATCGCGGCGGAACGCGAGGGGCTGGCCCGGCTGTTCGACCAGGTGGCCGACGCCGCCCACGAGGAGGCGGCGCACAGCGCGTTGGTGGACGCCGTCATCGGGTCGATGAGCGACAGCGTCGTGCTCACCGGTCGCTCCGGCGACGTGGTCATGGCCAACCCGGCCTCGCGCGCCATGCTGGGGACGCTCAGCGGGCCCGCCGACGACGGCGTGCCGTGGGTGCGCGCCGCCGGCGTCGCCCGCCGCGACGGCACGTCGCTGAGCGAGCCGGAGGTGCAGCGCCTGCTGGCCCCGCACCCCGACGACACGGTCCGGGTGACCGTCCGCAGCACGGACCCTCAGGCGGGCGAGCGGTTCTACACGATTTCGGCCCGGGCCCTGCCGGGCCAGGAGGAGGCGATGACGCTCGTCGTTCTGGCGGACAGCACCGCCGAGCACCGCCGCCACCGCGAGCTGGAAGCCTTCGCCGGCGACGTGGCCCACGACCTGAAGGGCCCGCTCTCGGCCATCGCCATCTGGATGGACACCGCTGAGAGCGACGCGCTCGACGACATCGATGCGGGCCGGTTCGCCCTGCGTCGCGCGCGGTTGGCGAGCAAGCGGATGGCCGACACCATCGACGATTGCCTGGCCTACACCACGACGAGGTCGGGCCTGCTGCATCCGCGCGACGTCGACCTCGGCGACGTCGTCCGGGAGGTGGCCAGCGTGTACGAGGCGGGCGGGGCGGTCGTCGAGGTGGCGGCCGAGGCCTCGGTCCGGGCGGACGCGACGCTGTTGCGGCGCCTCGTCGGCAACCTCATCGGCAACGCGGTGAAGTACGCCAAGCCGGGCGAGCCACCATGGATCCGGGTCTCCGCCGCGCCCGACCGCGGGACGGGTTGGCTCCGGATCACCGTCGCCGACCGCGGCATCGGCATCGACCCGAGCGAGGCGGAGACGATCTTCGCGCAGTTCTCCCGGACGGCCCACGGCTCCGCCACCGGCGACGGCACCGGCCTGGGGTTGGCCCTCTGCCGGTCCATCGTCGAACGGCACCAGGGGAAGATCTCGGCCTACCGCAACGAGTGGGGCGGCGCGAGTTTCGAGTTCACCCTCCCGCAGGGCCGCACCCTCGTCCGATGA
- a CDS encoding CYTH and CHAD domain-containing protein: MAANSEEIERKFEVPRRWACPSLAGVEAVARVEGPKRFVQTATYLDTPHLQLLRAKRTLRRRVGGIDAGWHLKLPKSADTRTEVHEPLGSAVKVPPALRAMVADVIGTAALVPVCLLRTRRARRELLDENGALVAEVVDDTVEATVLLDAGNGERIVRWREVELELGPAGTTEDLGALTEALLRSRLVASSAPSKLGRALAEPLARRTSVAGGGKAGAKGSGTTTATGASATAGDVVMDYLAAQLGVLQALEPAVREDAPDAVHKSRVATRRARSALKTFRDLFDGSVAEHLRGELSWLADLLGGPRDAEVLLARLEPLIDDVDPAYVVGPVRDRLLGMLRADHDASRARLVAGLDSRRYERLLSELTEAVIRPPYLGELAHAPAPDVVARLSGKAAAAVVRTAQKAKAAEPAERDEIIHDVRKRAKAARYADEAVTPVLGVKGAAPAWTKLQEALGDYQDGVVAIETIQRACGEARAAGEDTFTYGVLVEREAAEHRRIREQYEALLRAAVKRSKSVRG; this comes from the coding sequence ATGGCGGCGAATTCCGAGGAGATCGAACGTAAATTCGAGGTGCCGCGCCGCTGGGCGTGCCCCTCCTTGGCCGGCGTCGAGGCCGTCGCGCGCGTCGAGGGCCCGAAGCGGTTCGTCCAGACCGCGACCTACCTCGACACGCCGCACCTGCAGCTCCTGCGCGCCAAGCGCACGCTGCGCCGCCGGGTCGGCGGCATCGACGCCGGCTGGCACCTCAAGCTGCCGAAGTCCGCGGACACCCGCACCGAGGTGCACGAGCCGCTCGGCTCCGCGGTCAAGGTGCCGCCCGCGTTGCGGGCGATGGTTGCGGACGTCATCGGTACGGCGGCGCTGGTGCCCGTCTGCCTCCTGCGCACCCGCCGGGCCCGTCGCGAACTGCTCGACGAGAACGGCGCGCTCGTCGCCGAGGTGGTCGACGACACCGTCGAGGCGACCGTGCTGCTCGATGCCGGCAATGGCGAGCGGATCGTCCGCTGGCGCGAGGTCGAGCTGGAACTCGGCCCGGCCGGCACGACCGAGGATCTGGGGGCGCTGACCGAGGCCCTGCTGCGCAGCCGCCTGGTCGCCAGCAGCGCGCCGTCCAAGCTCGGCCGGGCGCTCGCGGAGCCGCTCGCTCGGCGTACCAGCGTGGCCGGGGGCGGCAAGGCCGGCGCGAAGGGGAGCGGCACGACCACCGCCACCGGCGCGTCCGCCACCGCCGGCGATGTGGTGATGGACTACCTGGCGGCGCAGCTCGGCGTGCTGCAGGCCCTCGAGCCGGCGGTGCGCGAGGACGCCCCCGACGCGGTGCACAAGTCCCGGGTGGCGACCCGGCGCGCCCGCAGCGCCCTCAAGACCTTCCGGGACCTGTTCGACGGGTCGGTCGCGGAGCACCTGCGCGGCGAGCTGTCCTGGCTCGCCGACCTGCTCGGTGGTCCGCGCGACGCCGAGGTCCTCCTCGCCCGGCTGGAGCCGCTGATTGACGACGTGGACCCGGCGTACGTCGTCGGCCCCGTCCGCGACCGCCTCCTCGGCATGCTGCGGGCCGACCACGACGCGAGCCGCGCCCGCCTCGTCGCGGGCTTGGACTCGCGCCGCTACGAACGCCTGCTCAGCGAACTGACCGAGGCGGTGATTCGGCCGCCGTACCTCGGCGAGCTCGCCCACGCCCCCGCCCCCGACGTGGTGGCGCGCCTGTCCGGCAAGGCCGCCGCCGCCGTGGTGCGCACCGCTCAGAAGGCCAAGGCCGCCGAGCCGGCCGAGCGCGACGAGATCATCCACGACGTGCGCAAGCGGGCGAAGGCGGCGCGGTACGCCGACGAGGCCGTGACTCCGGTCCTCGGCGTGAAGGGCGCCGCCCCGGCGTGGACGAAGCTGCAGGAGGCGCTGGGCGACTACCAGGACGGCGTCGTCGCGATCGAGACCATCCAGCGCGCGTGTGGCGAGGCGCGCGCGGCGGGGGAGGACACGTTCACGTACGGCGTCCTGGTGGAGCGCGAGGCCGCGGAGCATCGCCGGATCCGGGAGCAGTACGAGGCCCTGCTCCGGGCCGCCGTCAAGCGCAGCAAGTCGGTGCGCGGCTGA
- a CDS encoding SMP-30/gluconolactonase/LRE family protein, whose protein sequence is MQAERITDVICYHMEGPCWWPQWGGLRFVDMLAGEVVQLDGEGHLSRRRVGRVAACVRPREHGGSARGMVVATERGFTLLDADDIVTDLPDVSDDPALRMNEGGCAPDGSFYAGQMAYEKTPGAASMYRLSVDHHAERVFGDLTISNGLDWTADGALAYYNDTATGRIDVFDWSAEGGLVNRRPFATIPDGGRPDGLTVDAEGGVWTAIANGGRVEHYLPDGTLADVIEVGAKKVTACTFGGENLDELYITTSRENLADGEDPQAGSLFRVVPGGRGKLPFAYAG, encoded by the coding sequence ATGCAGGCCGAGCGCATCACCGACGTCATCTGCTACCACATGGAGGGCCCGTGCTGGTGGCCGCAGTGGGGCGGGCTTCGGTTCGTCGACATGCTGGCCGGTGAGGTCGTGCAGCTGGACGGCGAGGGGCACCTGAGCCGCCGTCGGGTGGGGCGGGTCGCCGCGTGCGTGCGCCCGCGGGAGCACGGCGGCAGCGCGCGCGGCATGGTCGTCGCGACCGAGCGCGGCTTCACCCTCCTCGACGCCGACGACATCGTCACCGACCTGCCGGACGTCTCGGACGACCCGGCGCTGCGCATGAACGAGGGCGGCTGCGCCCCGGACGGAAGCTTCTACGCCGGGCAGATGGCGTACGAGAAGACCCCCGGCGCGGCGTCGATGTATCGGCTCTCCGTCGACCACCACGCCGAGCGCGTCTTCGGCGACCTCACGATCAGCAACGGCCTCGACTGGACCGCCGACGGCGCGCTGGCCTACTACAACGACACGGCCACCGGGCGCATCGACGTGTTCGACTGGTCCGCGGAGGGCGGCCTCGTCAACCGGCGGCCGTTCGCCACGATTCCGGACGGCGGCCGACCCGACGGGCTCACCGTGGACGCCGAGGGCGGGGTGTGGACCGCCATCGCGAACGGCGGCCGGGTCGAGCACTACCTGCCGGATGGCACGCTGGCGGACGTGATCGAGGTCGGGGCGAAGAAGGTCACCGCCTGCACGTTCGGGGGCGAGAACCTCGACGAGCTGTACATCACCACCTCGCGGGAAAACCTCGCCGACGGCGAGGACCCCCAGGCTGGTTCGCTGTTCCGGGTGGTGCCGGGCGGCCGCGGGAAGCTCCCGTTCGCGTACGCCGGGTGA
- a CDS encoding acyl-CoA dehydrogenase — protein MGHYKSNLRDLEFNLFEVLDRGSVLGQGPYEDVDVDTAREILREVARLSENELADSFFDADRNPPVFDPVESTVTIPESFKKSYKAYQDAGWGMLSVPGELGGTVVPPSLMWAASEMVLGSNPAIYMYSAGYGFARILFEIGNEEQRKIAGHMVENHWGCTMVLTEPDAGSDFGAGRTKAIQQPDGTWHIEGVKRFITSAEHDMMDNIIHLVLARPEGAAPGTKGLSLFVVPKFMVDPETGALGERNGAYVTNVEHKMGLKVSSTCELRFGEKHPAIGTLVGDVHDGTAQMFRVIENARMMVGTKAIATLSTGYLNALDYAKQRIQGADLTQMTDKSAPRVSIIHHPDVRRSLMLQKAYAEGLRALVLFTALQQDKVDQYRLAHDGAEPEKGSPEHLTARINDLLLPLVKGCGSERAWVLLGTESLQTYGGSGFLQDYPVEQYVRDAKIDTLYEGTTAIQGQDFFFRKIVRDQGQALQALAAEMTVTVKGPGEGADDPLAAERKLLGKAIEDLQGIIAWLIGAAMQSNPKMAGENADVRNLYKVGQNTTRLLMAAGDAIIGWLLLRQAEVASEKLTAGASGADADFYTGKVAAAKFFAHQVLPRLSAERAMAEATDNALMDVPESAF, from the coding sequence ATGGGTCACTACAAGAGCAACCTGCGCGATCTCGAGTTCAACCTCTTCGAGGTGCTCGACCGGGGCAGCGTCCTCGGCCAGGGGCCGTACGAGGATGTCGACGTCGACACCGCGCGCGAGATCCTGCGCGAGGTCGCCCGGCTGTCCGAGAACGAGCTGGCCGACAGCTTCTTCGACGCCGACCGCAACCCGCCGGTGTTCGACCCGGTGGAGAGCACGGTGACGATCCCCGAGTCGTTCAAGAAGTCCTACAAGGCCTACCAGGACGCCGGCTGGGGGATGCTCTCGGTCCCCGGCGAGCTCGGCGGCACCGTTGTCCCGCCGTCGCTGATGTGGGCGGCCTCGGAGATGGTGCTGGGCTCGAACCCGGCGATCTACATGTACTCCGCCGGCTACGGCTTCGCCCGCATCCTCTTCGAGATCGGCAACGAGGAGCAGCGGAAGATCGCCGGCCACATGGTCGAGAACCACTGGGGCTGCACGATGGTGCTGACCGAGCCGGACGCCGGCTCCGACTTCGGCGCCGGCCGCACCAAGGCCATCCAGCAGCCCGACGGGACCTGGCACATCGAGGGCGTCAAGCGGTTCATCACCTCGGCCGAGCACGACATGATGGACAACATCATTCACCTGGTGTTGGCCCGCCCCGAGGGTGCGGCGCCCGGCACCAAGGGCCTGTCGCTGTTCGTCGTCCCGAAGTTCATGGTCGACCCCGAGACCGGCGCGCTCGGCGAGCGCAACGGCGCCTACGTCACCAACGTCGAGCACAAGATGGGCCTCAAGGTCTCCTCGACCTGCGAGCTGCGCTTCGGCGAGAAGCACCCGGCGATCGGCACCCTGGTGGGCGACGTGCACGACGGCACCGCGCAGATGTTCCGGGTCATCGAGAACGCCCGGATGATGGTCGGCACCAAGGCGATCGCGACGCTGTCCACGGGGTATCTGAACGCGCTCGACTACGCCAAGCAGCGCATCCAGGGCGCCGACCTCACCCAGATGACCGACAAGTCCGCGCCGCGGGTGAGCATCATCCACCACCCCGACGTACGCCGGTCGCTCATGCTGCAGAAGGCGTACGCCGAGGGCCTGCGGGCGCTCGTGCTGTTCACGGCGCTGCAGCAGGACAAGGTGGACCAGTACCGGCTCGCCCACGACGGCGCCGAGCCCGAGAAGGGATCGCCGGAGCACCTGACCGCGCGGATCAACGACCTGCTGTTGCCGCTGGTCAAGGGCTGTGGCTCGGAGCGGGCGTGGGTGCTGCTGGGGACGGAGTCGCTGCAGACGTACGGCGGGTCCGGGTTCCTGCAGGACTACCCGGTGGAGCAGTACGTGCGGGACGCCAAGATCGACACCCTCTACGAGGGCACCACCGCGATCCAGGGCCAGGACTTCTTCTTCCGCAAGATCGTCCGGGACCAGGGTCAGGCGCTGCAGGCGCTGGCCGCCGAGATGACGGTCACGGTGAAGGGCCCGGGCGAGGGCGCCGACGACCCGCTGGCTGCGGAGCGCAAGCTGCTCGGCAAGGCCATCGAAGACCTGCAGGGCATCATCGCCTGGTTGATCGGGGCGGCCATGCAGTCCAACCCGAAGATGGCCGGCGAGAACGCCGACGTCCGCAACCTCTACAAGGTCGGCCAGAACACGACCCGGCTGCTCATGGCCGCCGGCGACGCGATCATCGGCTGGCTGCTGCTGCGGCAGGCCGAGGTGGCCAGCGAGAAGCTGACGGCGGGAGCGAGCGGCGCCGACGCGGACTTCTACACGGGCAAGGTCGCGGCGGCGAAGTTCTTCGCCCACCAGGTGCTCCCGCGGCTGAGCGCGGAGCGGGCGATGGCGGAGGCGACCGACAACGCCCTGATGGACGTGCCGGAGAGCGCCTTCTAG
- a CDS encoding LLM class flavin-dependent oxidoreductase, whose protein sequence is MSSSTRVPLSILDLSPASAGRTRRDALQDTTALAQAADRLGYERYWVAEHHGSETFMSSATALILGHLADHTERIRLGSGGVMLPNHAPLMVAEYYGTLATLYGDRFDLGLGRAPGTDPRTAAALRRGTGELDTFVQDVVELHGYLADPDPEAPARVRAIPGEGTKVPLWMLGSSLGGASVAAYLGLPFAFASHFAPQALSAAIAHYREHFDASAPTAQVDRPYVMAGVNVLVAPTQDEADLLATTAQQMAVRIRTGGRGPLDPPQAGYLHSLPPQVRAVVAEHQAVRAIGTPERVVTELEAIVAHHGLDEVITTTYTHDPAQRIRSYELLAEAWRA, encoded by the coding sequence ATGAGCTCCTCGACGCGTGTGCCCCTGTCCATCCTCGATCTGTCCCCTGCGTCGGCGGGCCGGACCAGGCGGGACGCGCTGCAGGACACCACCGCGCTGGCGCAGGCGGCGGATCGGTTGGGCTACGAGCGGTATTGGGTCGCCGAACACCACGGCAGCGAGACCTTCATGAGCTCGGCCACGGCGCTGATCCTCGGCCACCTGGCGGACCACACCGAGCGCATCCGCCTCGGCTCCGGCGGCGTCATGCTGCCCAACCACGCGCCGCTGATGGTGGCCGAGTACTACGGCACCCTCGCCACCCTCTACGGCGACCGCTTCGACCTCGGCCTGGGCCGGGCGCCCGGCACCGACCCGCGGACGGCGGCGGCGCTGCGGCGGGGCACCGGCGAGCTGGACACCTTCGTGCAGGACGTGGTCGAACTGCACGGTTATCTCGCGGATCCGGACCCCGAGGCGCCCGCCCGCGTGCGGGCGATCCCCGGCGAGGGCACCAAGGTGCCGCTGTGGATGCTGGGGTCGAGCCTGGGCGGGGCGAGCGTGGCGGCCTATCTCGGCCTGCCCTTCGCGTTCGCCTCGCACTTCGCCCCGCAGGCGCTCAGCGCCGCGATCGCGCACTACCGCGAGCACTTCGACGCCTCGGCGCCGACGGCGCAGGTGGACCGCCCGTACGTCATGGCCGGCGTCAACGTCCTCGTCGCCCCCACCCAGGACGAGGCGGACCTGCTGGCGACGACGGCGCAGCAGATGGCCGTGCGCATCCGCACCGGCGGCCGCGGCCCGCTCGACCCCCCGCAGGCCGGGTACCTCCACTCGCTGCCGCCCCAGGTCCGCGCGGTGGTCGCGGAGCACCAGGCGGTGCGGGCAATCGGTACGCCGGAGCGCGTAGTGACCGAACTCGAGGCGATCGTGGCCCACCACGGCCTCGACGAGGTCATCACCACGACGTACACGCACGACCCCGCGCAGCGCATCCGCAGCTACGAGCTCCTCGCGGAGGCGTGGCGGGCCTGA